Proteins encoded together in one Balaenoptera musculus isolate JJ_BM4_2016_0621 chromosome 6, mBalMus1.pri.v3, whole genome shotgun sequence window:
- the HSPA5 gene encoding endoplasmic reticulum chaperone BiP, with protein MKLFLVAAVLLLMLGAARPEEEDKKEDVGTVVGIDLGTTYSCVGVFKNGRVEIIANDQGNRITPSYVAFTPEGERLIGDAAKNQLTSNPENTVFDAKRLIGRTWNDPSVQQDIKFLPFKVVEKKTKPYIQVDVGGGQTKTFAPEEISAMVLTKMKETAEAYLGKKVTHAVVTVPAYFNDAQRQATKDAGTIAGLNVMRIINEPTAAAIAYGLDKREGEKNILVFDLGGGTFDVSLLTIDNGVFEVVATNGDTHLGGEDFDQRVMEHFIKLYKKKTGKDVRKDNRAVQKLRREVEKAKRALSSQHQARIEIESFYEGEDFSETLTRAKFEELNMDLFRSTMKPVQKVLEDSDLKKSDIDEIVLVGGSTRIPKIQQLVKEFFNGKEPSRGINPDEAVAYGAAVQAGVLSGDQDTGDLVLLDVCPLTLGIETVGGVMTKLIPRNTVVPTKKSQIFSTASDNQPTVTIKVYEGERPLTKDNHLLGTFDLTGIPPAPRGVPQIEVTFEIDVNGILRVTAEDKGTGNKNKITITNDQNRLTPEEIERMVNDAEKFAEEDKKLKERIDTRNELESYAYSLKNQIGDKEKLGGKLSSEDKETMEKAVEEKIEWLESHQDADIEDFKAKKKELEEIVQPIISKLYGSAGPPPTGDEEPADKDEL; from the exons ATGAAGCTCTTCCTGGTGGCTGCGGTGCTGCTGCTGATGCTCGGCGCGGCGCGGCCAGAGGAGGAGGACAAGAAGGAGGACGTGGGCACGGTGGTCGGTATCGACCTGGGCACCACGTACTCCTG TGTCGGGGTGTTCAAGAACGGCCGCGTGGAGATCATCGCCAACGATCAGGGCAACCGCATCACGCCCTCTTATGTGGCCTTCACTCCTGAAGGGGAGCGTCTGATCGGCGATGCAGCCAAGAACCAGCTCACCTCCAATCCTGAGAACACGGTCTTCGACGCCAAGCGGCTCATCGGCCGTACATGGAACGACCCGTCTGTGCAGCAGGACATCAAGTTCTTGCCTTTCAAG gtagttgaaaagaaaactaaaccgTACATTCAAGTTGATGTTGGAGGTGGGCAAACAAAGACATTTGCTCCTGAAGAAATTTCTGCCATGGTTCTCACTAAAATGAAGGAAACTGCTGAGGCTTATTTGGGAAAGAAG GTTACTCATGCAGTTGTTACTGTACCAGCCTATTTCAATGATGCCCAACGCCAGGCAACCAAAGATGCTGGAACTATTGCTGGGTTGAATGTTATGAGAATCATCAATGAGCC TACAGCAGCTGCTATTGCTTATGGCCTGGataagagggaaggggagaagaacaTCCTGGTGTTTGACTTGGGTGGTGGAACCTTTGACGTGTCTCTTCTCACCATTGATAATGGTGTCTTTGAAGTCGTGGCCACTAATGGAGATACTCATTTGGGCGGAGAAGACTTTGACCAGCGTGTCATGGAACACTTCATCAAGctctacaaaaagaaaactggcaaAGATGTTCGGAAAGACAACAGAGCTGTGCAGAAACTCAGGCGTGAGGTAGAAAAGGCCAAACGGGCCCTGTCTTCTCAACATCAAGCAAGAATTGAAATTGAGTCCTTCTATGAAGGAGAAGACTTCTCTGAGACCCTGACTCGGGCCAAATTTGAAGAGCTAAACATG GACCTGTTCCGTTCTACCATGAAGCCTGTCCAGAAAGTGCTGGAAGATTCTGATTTAAAGAAGTCTGATATTGATGAAATTGTTCTTGTTGGTGGCTCTACTCGAATCCCAAAGATTCAACAACTGGTTAAAGAGTTTTTCAATGGCAAGGAGCCATCCCGTGGCATAAACCCAGATGAGGCTGTAGCGTATGGTGCTGCTGTCCAGGCTGGTGTACTCTCTGGTGATCAAGATACAG GTGATCTGGTATTGCTTGATGTATGTCCCCTTACACTTGGTATTGAAACCGTGGGAGGTGTCATGACCAAACTGATTCCAAGGAACACTGTGGTGCCCACCAAGAAGTCTCAGATCTTTTCTACAGCCTCTGATAATCAGCCAACTGTTACCATCAAGGTCTATGAAG GTGAACGACCCCTGACGAAAGACAATCACCTTCTGGGAACTTTTGATCTGACTGGAATTCCTCCTGCTCCCCGTGGGGTTCCACAGATTGAAGTCACCTTTGAGATAGATGTGAATGGCATTCTTCGAGTGACAGCTGAAGACAAAGGTacaggcaacaaaaataaaatcacaattacCAATGACCAAAATCGCCTGACACCTGAAGAAATTGAAAGGATGGTCAATGATGCTGAGAAGTTTGCCGAGGAAGACAAAAAGCTCAAGGAGCGCATTGACACCAGAAATGAGTTGGAAAGCTATGCCTACTCTCTAAAGAATCAGATTGGAGATAAAGAAAAGCTGGGGGGTAAACTTTCCTCTGAAGATAAGGAGACCATGGAAAAAGCCGTAGAAGAAAAGATTGAGTGGCTGGAAAGTCACCAAGATGCTGACATTGAAGATTTCAAAGCTAAAAAGAAGGAGCTAGAAGAAATTGTTCAGCCAATTATCAGCAAACTCTATGGAAGTGCAGGCCCTCCCCCAACTGGTGATGAGGAACCAGCAGACAAAGATGAGTTGTAG